The DNA region aaaaaaagagaacgCTCTGAACACAAAATGGTGTGGTTAACACATACTTTGCAAAAAAAGACGAACAACAAAATACAAGTGTGGCCTGGTCCCCTTTGAAAACCAACCGTcgacccccctttccattcCCATCCAGTCTATTTGAATCAACCCTTTAGGAACCGAGCTAGGAACCGCCTAGTGTTTAAGATATATACATACTTTAGATACCAAGAGTGAACTCAACGCCAACATCGATGTCACGAGCTGTAAAACCAACATGTCAACTGATGTTTTGGCAAATTCAAAGAGCAAGAGAAACATACCCATCTTGACAACCTTGCTGAGCTGCACCGCCTTCTCGGCAGCGTTCTGCAAGTCATCGATAGAGAAAATCTTCATGCCCGAGTCGTTGATCAGACGGTGGGCCTCCTCCATGTTGGTACCCTGCAGACGGGCAATGATGGGGATCTTGAGGTCGAGCGACTTGACAGTGTTGATCAGACCGTGAGCAATGGCGTCGCAGCGGACGATACCGCCAAAGATGTTGACGAAAATGGCAGTGACCTTGGGGTCGCTGGTGATGAGCTCGAAAGCctccttgatggcggcgggggtagcaccaccaccgacgtCGAGGAAGTTGGCGGGCTGGCCGCCATTGAGCTTGATGATATCCATGGTGGCCATGGCGAGGCCGGCGCCGTTGACAAGGCAGCCGATGTCACCGTCGAGCTTGATGAAGTTGAGGCCGGACTCGGCGGCGCGCACCTCATCGGCGTCCTCCTGGGTGGTGTCGCGCCACTCGAAGGCCTCCTTCTGGCGGAACTCGGCGTTGTCGTCAAAGTTGAACTTGGCGTCCATACACATGACCTTGTGGTCCGAGGTCtcggagagggggttgatctCGATCTGGGTGGCGTCCTTCTCGAGGAAGATCTTGTAGAGGTTCTGGATGGTCTTGACGGCATCGTCAACGCACTGCTCGCTGAAGCCGAGCTTGACGGCGATGTCGCGGGCCATCTCGTCCGTCACACCGACGTTGATGTCAATGtaggtggtgttgatagCATCGGGGTTCTCCTTGGCGACACCCTCAATGTCCATGCCGCCCTGCGACGAGGACACGATGACGGGGCCCTGGGAGCCACGGTCCATGAGGACGGCGAGGTAGAACTCGCGGCGGGCGAATTTGCGCTCGCAGATGTAGACGGAGTTGCAGAGACGGCCCTGAGCACCGGTCtgcttggtgatgagctTGTGACCGATCATCTGCTCGGCGAACatcttggcctcggtggGGGAGTAGATGACACGAACACCGCCCTTCAGGCCGTTATCAAAGGTACCCTTGCCACGACCACCGGCGAGGACCTGGGCCTTGATGACCATGTCGTCGCTGCCGATCGACTTCGCGAcagcctcagcctcggcGGCAGACTTGGCGACGGCGCCCTTAGGGACATCGATGCCATACTATTCGACCGAGATCAGCGGGATGATTCTTCTCTCCTGCGATGAGGGACCAATTCGAGGGGTCCACTCTTTGCTATGTCTCACctgtttgaggaggtcggcCGAGATGTATTCGTGGATGCTGAGCGCTCTCCTTTGTTGTTGAGCGAAGCTGGGAAGTctgggggcgggggaagTCTGTGAAGAAGCGGGCAGAGACAGATTAGTTTCAGGTTCACCGTCTTCACCGTTTGCACTGCTGGATCTATTTGGCGCAACGACATACCTTGGGGGCAGCAAAGGCCGAGGCCAATGCGCGGTTGCGACCGAGTCTGAACATGAtgtgtggttgtgggtgtgtggaggaggaggaggtggaggaggggagatgtGCTTCGGTAGGAAAGGCAGCGAAGCGTTGTGATGGGTTTATGTCGATGATAAAAGTCGACGTTGGTCAATTTGGGGACCCTGTATTCACTTTTCGAAATGACGCTCCAAGGGGGGCAGAGCCAACCAACAGACGGCGGGCTGGGCAGCCAAGAACAGGTTGCTGGGAGCTGCACCTGGTCTGCGATAGGTCCGGGAATAACCGAACCAATGGCTGGCTGCTGACCGCCGCCTGAGCTGCCGAGAGGTTGAGCCGACACCTGCCAGACCCGCTGTGGCCGGCCCGTGCCCGATCTAGATTTTCGGCGTACGGAGACGCGAGGCGGGAGTCGACTTCCGCCGCTTCGATATATAAATAGGTATGCTATCTCGTAAGGCATTGATTTGCCTGCAGTTGATATCCCAAACCACTCGCGAGCATCGCGGTGCGGTATACAGACGATACCTTCCCATACCAGAAAGCTATGAGACGAACCATAAGCAATGACATCAGCGCCCTGAACTTGAAGAACGGTCCCCGGACCAGATGGAAGCTCCCCACACCTGTCACTTTCCCCGTGGAGAGCGATGGACGCCGGTACTGAATCATGGCATTTGAGAATCCCGGTTTCATTCCCATGATCTGCCACCAAGGATCATACTAGTTTCCCTTGTCAAACCATTTCGGTTTTCACGTCACATGAGAGCCGGGTGAAAACAGATGTCACTGAAGGCAGGATGAGGCTTTAGCCGCAAGTCTTCATGAGTCTCCAATTCAGTTTTGATGTGCTCTGTTTACATGGTCAGCAGTGATGTGAAATAGGCTTCTCAACATCCCTGGAAAAGAACAGTCTATTCCCACTGAGAATGTATCCTTGAGAAAACCATCTATAAATTCAATAGCTGCATATCTATAGCTCCAACCACTGCATTCCTCGCAAGGCTATGCACCTACCGCAGCCCGCCTTAATCCCACcttccaccccaccaccaatcaAACCCTCCCCAGCGATAAGCCAAAAATAATTTCTGGTAACAGCTCACCTTGAACACCTTGATGAGGTTTCGTCAATCGCATATTCACATCCATCATCTCACATCCAccatctcaccatcaccaacctcactgtcaccaacctcatcaacaaacccacattcacctcttcttctcccccccccaaacacccccaAAACTCATCACCATGTCCCAACCAGAACCCCCCCCTCAAGACCCAAAACTCCCCAAAGACAAatacacctccctcctcaacaccctctccctctccatctcaaaATCTcactcctccatcctctcctccatctcccaccaccgcaaaGCTCCCACAACCAAGtcctcactctcctccacctcccgccaccaaccccctccccaaagcAACACCGACTCGGACCTATCTTAcatccccccaccaaatCAAGGCATCGgcttctcctcatccaaacccctccccacagCCCAACAGCTCGCAACCGACGACCTCAAGAAAAAACTCCTGGGGAAAAACGCCTTGCGACAAAAAGAGGAAGCAAAGCgcaagaaggaagagagcgagtccgaggatgaggtcgggaggggggggctgGGACGCAAGAcaaagagggggagggtagCGGAGCCGGAACCGGCagggaggagaaagaagaaggtcagGGTTGAGGAGCCTAAGCCTGTCAGTACCGGTGAAGAAAAGGGTATTTCAGCTGCGGCtgtggaggggaaggaggagggtgtagAAGGAGATGTTCAGACGGAGGATGTGCTTGGGAACGACGAAAAAGAGGAAGTAACACCACCGACGATaaatggaaaagaaaaggtggacggggaggacaaagagaagaaaaggaagaggaaaaagaagaatgagaaaaagaagagaaaggcatCTACGacagagggaggtggtgatggagatggggctgctgtggagggggatgagtaGGAGGACTGAGTTATTACTCGATGTCTAATGTGCTGTTGTACCAAGCTGCCTTGAGAACGGAGCTTGACCAGTTGTTGGAGTTCATACTTGACCGCTGCAAAAGCACCAGATTAACCAAGCTACAATTGCTGATATTGTCCCATTCAGGCCGCAGCCATCAGTTCTATGCTGCTCTGCTGCAAGCCGTTGGatgataaaagaaaaaactcCATCCACCCACTTGACAACTACTATGCATAATAACCCGCCTTTGCTATGTTATTTAGTTCTTTGGTAACCAGACCCCCTAACCCCCTCGAATatgcccccctttccttAATCCCTTCACACAATGTGAACGTGTTTTTGAGTTACACCCTTAATACAtatatcctccccccccctcctcgaagCCAAATGCCATGCTTAGTTATCAAActgcttcttcaactccttcCACTTTTGCTTGAGGGTCTCATGTTGAGAATTGACCTAGTCACAAACACGTTAGCATCATCAGTCGCCGATAGTGGATAGTAAAAGGTAACAACACACCTCAGCATACTGCACCTTGGtagccaccagctcctcctccaagtccttcaactccttctccaacctctcattCTCCTCGTGCACCTTCTCATTCCTCTTCATCAAATCCCCCCGTTCCAACTCCCACgcctgctccagctcctcgggcTGCTTCTCAATCACAATCCTCAACTCCTTCACCTGCCCCCTCAAGCTCTCATTCTcatccttcaactcctcaTTCTCCACCTTGGTCTTGACCAAATCCGTCGCCAGCTCCGCCTGCTCCCGATCATGAGCCTcgatcctctcctccaatCGCCTCACCCTGCTCGCATAACTCGCATTCGCcgacctcaacccctccagctcctgctccctctccttctccgccctcgtcttctcctcccactccaccTTGTAAGCCTGCAGCACCTCGGGCGTAATCTTCACCTCGCACGCATCCCTGACCAGCTGATCCGCCCGGTAAACCTCCTTGTCcagactgctgctgctgctcccaaAGAACCCATTCTCCAAAATCGAATTCGTCGACGGGGTGGCATCAATATAAAAATCAAACAGCCTGTCCTTCAAAAACGTCGTCAGGGCGCTCATGTCCGTGATCCCCAGCAGCGCCGCCGCGTTCTTTTGCATGAGCACAATGCCAAACCTCAAGATCGCGCTCAGCCCCTCCGAGAGGATTAAGTCATAAatcctcaacaccagctGCAACGGGAAGCGGTACGCAAACAGCGTCAAGAACCACTGCGTGGCATACAAGTGCGGCGtgatccccctcctccgcaagTGGCAGTACAGCGCCGGCTCCAGATCCTCCAGCAGCCTCTCAAACTGGAACAGCCTCAGGTGCAGACCCGGCATGTCCGCCACAAACAGATCCCGCAGCTGGTAGTGATTCATCAGCCTGACCAACAGGCAAaaggcctcctcctcggccatgtTGAAGAGCAGCGGCATGATCAAAAAGTTCATGCCCTGCGCGTACCCAACCTGCTCGTCAAACAGCGCATACGCCTTGCACACGCCAAACAGGCCTTCCTGAAGCCCTTGGGCGGCAGCGTACTTGGAGTAGCTTGTTCGAGCACCCAGATCCCTCCTGATGACCTTTTCCAGCTTCTGAAGCTGAGCAAGATCTTCCTTATCCTTCTTCCTGCGctcggcagcagcggcggcggattTGATAGAGTCAGTCTCCTTATCGGTTGGCGAAGAACCACCGGTAGAGCCAGCCTCGGAGTTGACCGACGAGGCAGACGAGGCCGAGTCCTTGGTGCTCCCGTTGGCGGTGCCATTAATCTCCTTGTCAGTGCCCCTAGCAACAAGTTCCCGATATACTATCTCGAGCTCTTCGTTCTTGCTCTGAGCCAGCACCTGCCAAATAACACCGCGGATGGCGCTCGGGATGCCGGTAGCAATCGCCTTATTCAGCTCCTCGGCACTCGTCCGGGCCACCGCCGCAGGACCCTCGTAGACAACAGCCTGCCAAAGATCCCAATCAACCGGCGTGTCGGCCATGGCAGAAGGCCCGGCGTTGACACCCGAGACAGTGCCCGGAGCCAGATTCCGGTTCGGGCTTTGCGgcagcggcgagggcggtggtttCGGGATCGAAATAGTATCAGCATCGCCGTCCTCATCACCTTgcttctcctcgtccccATTCATACCAGGAATCCCAGCCTCTTCCCTCATCCGCAGCGCCTTGAACCGATCCTTCAAGCTGTTCCTCGACCCGATCGCCCTAgtctcgtcatcctcgtccagcTTGCTCAGCATCATCTCTGGATTGCTCGTCATGGTGGCGACCGAGCTAGCCGTATTCCTCCTCGGGGAAGGTGCTGGTGGCACAGGTGTCTCAACCTTGGTCGAGCTTCTCGAAAGCCATGAAAAGGGGCTGTTGAACTTCCGACCAGTCGGCGCGGGAGCAGCAGTCGAAGGAGgatttggcgagggcggcgcaGCCGGGGGGCTCTTTGACCGAGTATCCCAGGGCATGCTGATGCTGCTAAAAGACATAGTTTTGGCAGTGTGAGCCTTTTCCGGGGCAGGGGCGGGCTTCTCTGCGATGGCAGGTTCGGGGCTGGTGGGGACGGGAACCTCCTGAGCTACCGCTGGTGCCGCAGCAGCGGGGACGGAAGCAGCAATTTTGGCTAGTTGGGTGGCGGCCGTTGGAGTTGAATCGTCGTCTAGGTTCACGTTGTCCAGAGAGCCGGCAGAAGCTTCAGAGACACGGGAGAAACGGCGCGATATTCTGTGGTCGCTCGTCGTTGGAGATTCCGGCTTTTCGACCACATCGGCGGGCCCATCGACAGTGCGCACAGATTGCCGAGCGGGAGCAACTGGGGACTGAGGCTCCTCGTAGTCAGACTCggtttcctcctccacgacgAGGGGCGTGACCACGGACGGTTGTCGCTTGGTCAACGACCGGACCGAACCTGTCTCGCCCGACTCGACGGCATCTTCAAAGGTGTCCTGCTCGGTGCAAAAAAGCAAATGATTAGTACGACATTGAGGTTGTGTGACGGTGTCATCGGGAGATGGCAGGAGGAGATTTGGGGTGGTCCATGCAAGACCAGCCAGCTCCCGTCAGCAGGCGAAAAAGTCGACGTACCGTGTCCTTGTCCGAGTCCCTTGATGGCGGCCTCTGCTcctgctgtggtggtgctttTGGGGTTTGGACCGTTTCTTGGTCCGCTACGGGAGAAAGCGGCGTTTGTtgcagctcctccctctcctccacgaCAGGAGACTTGATCGTCTCCTCGATGGCTGTCGACATGGTGACCTTTACCGCCGGCGCAACCCTCTCCTTGTTCCGTCACCCTTCACCGGCGTTGTCGTATCACGTTCTATAATCGGCGGCGAAACGAGGTCGGAATGATGCTGTCGTAGTTTGCTCACGCGCGCAGCTTTGTGGCCATGAACAAAAAAAGGGGTGGATATCCGTATGGAATCGACTTTCTAGATGGCGAGCGCCGGGGTGGATATTTGGGTAATCGTTGTTGCAGTGTCTCGTGTCAAGCGGGAAAACCGTTGGTTGAGGTGTCCTTCttcaaaaagagaaaaagacgTCGTCGTAACAGGAgagcaaaaaaagaaaaaagaaaaaaaactgTATGgattctctctccctctctctctgctgGAGTAAGATAGTAAGATCAGGAAAAGTGTTCAGGTGGTTTTTTTGGAATGAAGCGCTTCGTTTGCGCCTGCCCGGACGGAGCCCCTATTTCCAATCGAGGTTTCCGCTAAAAACGGGGGCCTAGGTTGCCAGCTGTGGAGGGGCATGGGGGGGCGAGCAGCGCCAGCACAGGATTGCCGGGCCCCTCTCAACAGGCGATCTCCTTGACATTAACCAACGGGGGCACTGCTCACGAGCTGACCACAGCTTCAGAACTTCAACCTCCACACCTTGGTCATCTTGTGGTAATTGTCTAATAAATGGCATTTCTCGCGTTTAATCGACACCCACGCCATTAAACACGGTTCCCATACCTCGACGTGACAGCTGTTCCAATTCCTTCTTGGCTCAGTCATCCGTCATCCGTACGTACCACACTGCTGCATATCCAACACCTACAGGCAACTAACAACAAAGAACCTATTGCACAGTCTATTCATTCTCCTCCTTATCAAACCGTATATACTCCGTAccctccctcgtcttcaCATCTGTCCATGTCTTCAAGAACAAGCATCACCCCAAAAAACGCAGCTAGGGATAAGCGCTACCTTGGCGATACCTCCgccatccccctcaccacctcatAGGCCACGGTACCGCCGAAGTCAcacaccacctcacctccaccccttccgAACGTTTCGTTTCATCGTTTCAGCCCTTTCCTCTTTTGGTTGGGGGCTGCTCGTTTCCAGTTCTTCTGTCCTTCCACAGGATCGCCAACCGTTCCAACGCCTCTCCCGGTGCAGATCACCCTCACATGCGGAGCTGCATCGTCCGATCTTTTCTTCCTTACCTCGAATCAGAATGTTCCAACCGGCTTCTGTTGCAGACGTCGTCCACCAACAGAACAGCAAAGCAAACAGTTTTGACAGCTGCAAACTACCATAATGCGAAACTAGTCTAACGTTACCTCATTCAACATGACTCCATTCACGTCATGTAGGAAAAAGAAGCGAGAGCAAATTCCACCCCCGGATGACCCGAGATTTGGTAAAACATTCAGTCCGCATTAACTGAAATCTCACACAAATCTGCCTTGCGAggatatatatatgtatcGTCTCCGCAGCGTTAATTAGgacggaaaaaaaaaaaggaaataAAACTTTGCGATATTGACAGGGCAATGCACAGGTAAAACCAGGCAATCCCCACGATGTTCtaaatatatatatttcTGATATCTGGAGTCTCAAAGCTCAAGAGCTTCATCAGTCGCAGATATGTCTGGGTTCAACCCTATGAAACAA from Podospora pseudocomata strain CBS 415.72m chromosome 3, whole genome shotgun sequence includes:
- a CDS encoding hypothetical protein (EggNog:ENOG503NVJ8; COG:S), coding for MSTAIEETIKSPVVEEREELQQTPLSPVADQETVQTPKAPPQQEQRPPSRDSDKDTQDTFEDAVESGETGSVRSLTKRQPSVVTPLVVEEETESDYEEPQSPVAPARQSVRTVDGPADVVEKPESPTTSDHRISRRFSRVSEASAGSLDNVNLDDDSTPTAATQLAKIAASVPAAAAPAVAQEVPVPTSPEPAIAEKPAPAPEKAHTAKTMSFSSISMPWDTRSKSPPAAPPSPNPPSTAAPAPTGRKFNSPFSWLSRSSTKVETPVPPAPSPRRNTASSVATMTSNPEMMLSKLDEDDETRAIGSRNSLKDRFKALRMREEAGIPGMNGDEEKQGDEDGDADTISIPKPPPSPLPQSPNRNLAPGTVSGVNAGPSAMADTPVDWDLWQAVVYEGPAAVARTSAEELNKAIATGIPSAIRGVIWQVLAQSKNEELEIVYRELVARGTDKEINGTANGSTKDSASSASSVNSEAGSTGGSSPTDKETDSIKSAAAAAERRKKDKEDLAQLQKLEKVIRRDLGARTSYSKYAAAQGLQEGLFGVCKAYALFDEQVGYAQGMNFLIMPLLFNMAEEEAFCLLVRLMNHYQLRDLFVADMPGLHLRLFQFERLLEDLEPALYCHLRRRGITPHLYATQWFLTLFAYRFPLQLVLRIYDLILSEGLSAILRFGIVLMQKNAAALLGITDMSALTTFLKDRLFDFYIDATPSTNSILENGFFGSSSSSLDKEVYRADQLVRDACEVKITPEVLQAYKVEWEEKTRAEKEREQELEGLRSANASYASRVRRLEERIEAHDREQAELATDLVKTKVENEELKDENESLRGQVKELRIVIEKQPEELEQAWELERGDLMKRNEKVHEENERLEKELKDLEEELVATKVQYAEVNSQHETLKQKWKELKKQFDN
- the LSC2 gene encoding succinate--CoA ligase beta chain (COG:C; EggNog:ENOG503NUY0; BUSCO:EOG09262GXD), which encodes MFRLGRNRALASAFAAPKTSPAPRLPSFAQQQRRALSIHEYISADLLKQYGIDVPKGAVAKSAAEAEAVAKSIGSDDMVIKAQVLAGGRGKGTFDNGLKGGVRVIYSPTEAKMFAEQMIGHKLITKQTGAQGRLCNSVYICERKFARREFYLAVLMDRGSQGPVIVSSSQGGMDIEGVAKENPDAINTTYIDINVGVTDEMARDIAVKLGFSEQCVDDAVKTIQNLYKIFLEKDATQIEINPLSETSDHKVMCMDAKFNFDDNAEFRQKEAFEWRDTTQEDADEVRAAESGLNFIKLDGDIGCLVNGAGLAMATMDIIKLNGGQPANFLDVGGGATPAAIKEAFELITSDPKVTAIFVNIFGGIVRCDAIAHGLINTVKSLDLKIPIIARLQGTNMEEAHRLINDSGMKIFSIDDLQNAAEKAVQLSKVVKMARDIDVGVEFTLGI